A region from the Lysobacter sp. BMK333-48F3 genome encodes:
- a CDS encoding cupin domain-containing protein, with protein sequence MPLDDERSLAEQIAAAWGGPPRLLKNALAAPLFTPAEFIQALSTTAQAMAEGRKEPFGRANLAGRSPAIHELMAFFPAPDVRSFEQYQAQVGRAFPGAEFSVILDKVDVALPSIRRKLTPALHGLFDRVGYPARGIHSCIYAGTYSSTPFGIHMDDCHVLMATGIGSKQMAFWPRAHFEHRAELVRAGSPAHAGEPLAALLAEATILEVGPHDLLYWPAGEWHVAVNDSGQFCASLSIGIYHKGDTVEILRKAVALPPAPAANSDHRALDALDLDGLSAASAAGAGTASPERLRHMWDELREAMEAPHAAELAFAAHALGIRTSAGFGPLPDPAGEPVCDDEDGLVGAPHRALDWTAIGDKLLACAHGRVFAFQAHAQQASALLARVQGGETVRVAEFAALVPAQAQPALRAFLAHLRSDAAVAA encoded by the coding sequence ATGCCTCTCGACGACGAACGATCGCTGGCCGAGCAGATCGCGGCCGCGTGGGGCGGGCCGCCGCGGTTGCTCAAGAACGCATTGGCCGCGCCCCTGTTCACTCCCGCCGAGTTCATCCAGGCCTTGTCGACCACCGCCCAGGCCATGGCCGAGGGGCGCAAGGAGCCTTTCGGCCGCGCCAATCTCGCCGGGCGTTCGCCGGCCATCCACGAACTGATGGCGTTCTTCCCCGCGCCGGACGTGCGCAGCTTCGAGCAGTACCAGGCGCAGGTCGGGCGCGCTTTTCCCGGCGCGGAGTTCTCGGTCATCCTGGACAAGGTCGACGTCGCCCTGCCGTCGATCAGGCGCAAGCTCACCCCGGCCCTGCATGGCCTGTTCGACCGGGTGGGCTATCCGGCCCGCGGGATCCACTCGTGCATCTACGCCGGCACTTACAGCAGCACGCCGTTCGGCATCCACATGGACGATTGCCATGTGCTGATGGCTACCGGCATCGGCAGCAAGCAGATGGCGTTCTGGCCGCGCGCGCATTTCGAGCATCGCGCCGAGCTGGTCCGTGCCGGCTCGCCGGCGCACGCGGGCGAGCCATTGGCGGCGCTGCTGGCCGAGGCGACGATCCTGGAGGTCGGACCGCACGACCTGCTGTACTGGCCGGCCGGCGAATGGCACGTGGCGGTCAACGACAGCGGGCAGTTTTGCGCGTCGCTGAGCATCGGCATCTACCACAAGGGCGATACGGTCGAGATTCTCAGGAAGGCGGTGGCCTTGCCGCCCGCGCCTGCGGCCAATTCGGATCACCGCGCGCTGGACGCGCTGGACCTGGATGGCTTGTCCGCCGCGTCGGCGGCCGGCGCCGGCACCGCCTCGCCAGAGCGTTTGCGACACATGTGGGACGAACTGCGCGAAGCGATGGAGGCGCCGCATGCCGCCGAGCTGGCGTTCGCCGCGCACGCACTGGGCATCAGGACTTCGGCGGGTTTCGGTCCGCTGCCGGACCCGGCCGGCGAGCCGGTCTGCGACGATGAAGACGGCCTCGTCGGCGCACCGCACCGGGCGCTGGACTGGACCGCGATCGGCGACAAGCTGCTGGCCTGCGCGCACGGCCGGGTGTTCGCGTTCCAGGCGCATGCGCAGCAGGCGTCGGCGTTGCTGGCGCGCGTGCAAGGCGGCGAGACGGTGCGGGTGGCGGAGTTCGCCGCCCTGGTGCCGGCGCAGGCGCAGCCCGCGCTGCGCGCCTTCCTCGCCCATTTGCGCAGCGACGCCGCCGTCGCGGCGTGA
- a CDS encoding RHS repeat-associated core domain-containing protein — protein MELFRRTGLAGLVAAFSFLAGLATPYPTAYAGASVHDIATAAPQTGDPPATMGERRLDGAAQHLERLTRELRGRSEAGGAASAGSSLALAQRLRPHLNGLRSLDTVLGQSAQEERAGLQRLRVPAQLRQRFESDQSRIRQDAAPLRAALARVEQAVAAHSEGEADAALDALAALLAKTDVTQRLRFDPATLRAQRIERETRQPAATAAQLQAFLAAPARSGSASAKTAAALAGTNLAVAAAPELSENEETQITPRIRSLADQLGRNPVAIFNWVRNNIDYVPTHGAIQGADLTLVNRRGNAGDTSSLLVALLRASDIPARFVYGTVNVPIEQAVNWLKADDADGAIGMLQFGGIPSTLLTSNGRAVAVRIQHLWVEAHVDFTPSRGAINREPDAWVPMDASFKQYTRTPTIDVLGIGGWNPTNAAEAMLRDAQIGSDGSITKLNTYAYQGQVDSAIGQVMQAPGQGEIRDPQVWMGGYAILASQLPVLSGTLPFAVSAATSRFAAMPDSLKYYLDIQLFANQRDIAYENPELSLRVATVRLGGRSVFVDYAPATAEDAFALKSYETSNAASLPLGSFRVIPRLKLGEEVLAEGNVVAMGTQQFWVAGVVDLQRHMSGTFEPYQFAAGSHISFTSDLGSVSEELLGAHFNGLPDSSRRPIAEALHLAGVQYWYLNDSRASLYARGWGGRFLRMPSVGVFAAPLQVRYFFGIPRSGSYAGFATDIKGDRVALYHRDPAKAVKMAYQVGSNGSLSESTTWDLLLNNRAGNSLSASSIIAWANRVGVPIYTVTADNVEQILPKLQTTADVKDEIRNAALAGLQVVVPQKEFAQGRIQAAGYVMIDSDRGDGIYRVDGGLNGALNVGCIAKAVLLKAICESKFARLMAARLAQLAARFAVRIGLAAVMAAVAPPLAIILPVVSAVLLAVTIIQVTYEVLTWVREVMNGTISLAPEEMAEAGIRAVNEYACNYLPNCFNNPMGQLGNSGFGGPDLGDAGPGGPLVGNPVSVATGVKTEVEVDYQGEGPFPLSFVRTYSSYLPNGSPIGHKWSSNYHQSLRLPDGATAMEAPEAVLAQRSDGGWQQYVLRAGSYVANADMPERMERITDGLGRTTQWRLHTGDDTVETYTAEGRLIELTDRSGLRQVLTYNGEGLLERVSDPYGRSLQFEYDPTTRQVVALIDPAQRRTVYGYDAGTLVTVDYPDRTRRQYHYETPGWPTLLTGITDGRGVRYASWKYDDENRVVEASHAGGADRVTLSYGDKQTTVVDARNTRRTYTFTRVFDTLRMTEVTEPCASCGTGSAAKIGYDGAGYPSLLTDQNGNQTQVRINARGLPEQWTRALGKPEAQTVNVRWHATWRLPELISETGATGTAKQTLLEYDSRGNPRKRTVTVDGQSRVWNYVYNAAGQIESEDGPRSDVADVTVYEYDTATGNRSLVRDANGWVTRYPLYDEHGRVLRMIDANGLVSDYRYDGRDRLIESKLTAPGGAAPEVTVYAYTKFGALERLTLPDGSWIEYAYDAAQRQAGVLDSLGNKIVYTLNPAGDLEQESVYDPSDRLVRASNQVFDALGRLSKAYGTNPNQATTFGYDGNGNLRTTLEPLRQNPQEQRYDALDRLRATIDPKGGKSDYDYDTQDNLRKVVDPRGLATVYDYNGFNELSKQVSPDTGTTSFGYDSAGNLARKLDARNAETTYRYDAANRLLSMTYPDETVSYGYDEAGGGAGGKGRLTSLGDGSGRVRYVYDAMGRLLQKSQQLGADSNSAARKVLEYSYQLGRVSETKLPSGARLRYVYGADGRVAEISVNGQTVAGQIEHFPYGEPKAWSDAAGRYERSFDADGRIDRYTIGAGETRLRYDDAGRIAEQTDISPGRPAWRFGYDELDRLQDATNLDGSGPLANLGLAWTFDANGNRTSQQRSGNNPATVAYTIDPASNRLTGLAGQSRVHDAAGNTTLADGQTFVYSARGRPVEARQGTAVLARYAYNAKGERVCSAPAAGACPTAGSAGSGYQQFVYDLDGRLIGEYDGNGNLLAEHVWLGDTPIAVLKPAATAAQFGGLPAGGDIAVYFVRPDQQNTPRLVVNAAGAPLWRWDSAPFGDAEADQDPSGKGAFAYRLRLPGQQFDAATGKHYNYFRSYDPQIGRYLESDPLGLDDGVNTYGYVGSDPLNDIDPDGLKRGGKAKTPPPHGNCRDFKGDCHVYMVLGPGGYIYKIGESCAGYNDQGMSKRCQRQANKLTAEKGRKYRCEIVYRAKTKGAVRDEEERRIKNARKCGCKLPGNKGNH, from the coding sequence ATGGAGTTGTTCCGACGTACCGGCTTGGCCGGCCTGGTGGCCGCGTTTTCCTTTCTGGCCGGTCTGGCGACCCCGTATCCGACGGCTTATGCCGGGGCCTCCGTTCACGATATCGCTACGGCGGCGCCGCAAACCGGCGACCCGCCCGCGACCATGGGCGAGCGTCGGCTCGACGGCGCCGCCCAGCACCTGGAACGCCTGACCCGCGAATTGCGCGGTCGCAGCGAAGCCGGCGGCGCCGCATCCGCCGGCAGTTCCCTGGCCTTGGCGCAGCGGCTGCGCCCGCACCTCAACGGCCTGCGCAGCCTGGATACCGTGCTGGGGCAAAGCGCGCAGGAAGAGCGCGCCGGCCTGCAACGCTTGCGCGTTCCGGCGCAGTTGCGCCAACGCTTCGAATCCGACCAGTCGCGCATCCGCCAGGACGCCGCGCCGTTGCGCGCCGCCCTCGCCCGGGTCGAGCAGGCCGTGGCGGCCCATAGCGAAGGCGAAGCCGACGCCGCACTGGACGCCCTGGCCGCATTGCTGGCCAAGACCGACGTCACCCAGCGCCTGCGGTTCGATCCGGCGACCTTGCGGGCGCAGCGCATCGAACGCGAGACCCGGCAGCCGGCCGCTACCGCCGCGCAACTGCAGGCCTTCCTGGCCGCTCCGGCCCGATCGGGTTCCGCGTCCGCCAAGACGGCCGCGGCCTTGGCCGGCACCAACCTCGCCGTCGCGGCCGCGCCGGAGCTCAGCGAGAACGAAGAGACCCAGATCACCCCGCGCATCCGCAGCCTGGCCGATCAACTGGGCCGCAACCCGGTCGCGATCTTCAACTGGGTGCGCAACAACATCGATTACGTGCCCACCCACGGCGCCATCCAGGGCGCCGACCTGACCCTGGTCAACCGCCGCGGCAACGCCGGCGATACCAGTTCGCTGCTGGTCGCCTTGCTGCGCGCTTCCGACATTCCGGCGCGTTTCGTCTACGGCACGGTCAACGTGCCGATCGAGCAGGCGGTGAACTGGCTCAAGGCCGACGACGCCGACGGCGCGATCGGGATGCTGCAGTTCGGCGGCATTCCCTCGACCCTGCTGACCAGCAACGGCCGCGCCGTGGCGGTTCGGATCCAGCACCTGTGGGTCGAGGCGCATGTCGACTTCACGCCCTCGCGCGGCGCGATCAATCGCGAACCCGACGCGTGGGTTCCGATGGACGCGAGCTTCAAGCAATACACCCGCACGCCGACCATCGACGTGCTCGGCATCGGCGGCTGGAACCCGACCAACGCGGCCGAGGCCATGTTGCGCGACGCGCAGATCGGCAGCGACGGTTCGATCACCAAGCTCAACACCTATGCCTACCAGGGCCAGGTCGACAGCGCGATCGGCCAGGTCATGCAGGCCCCCGGCCAGGGCGAGATCCGCGATCCGCAGGTGTGGATGGGCGGGTACGCGATCCTCGCCAGCCAGTTACCGGTGCTCTCCGGCACCCTGCCGTTCGCGGTCAGCGCCGCGACCTCGCGCTTCGCCGCGATGCCGGACAGCCTGAAGTACTACCTCGACATCCAGCTGTTCGCCAACCAGCGCGACATCGCCTACGAGAATCCGGAATTGAGCCTGCGGGTGGCGACCGTGCGCCTGGGCGGGCGCTCGGTGTTCGTCGACTACGCGCCGGCCACCGCCGAGGACGCGTTCGCGCTGAAGTCCTACGAAACCAGCAATGCCGCCTCGCTGCCGCTGGGTTCGTTCCGGGTGATTCCGCGGCTGAAGCTCGGCGAGGAAGTGCTGGCCGAAGGCAACGTGGTCGCGATGGGCACCCAGCAGTTCTGGGTGGCCGGGGTGGTCGACCTGCAACGGCACATGTCCGGAACCTTCGAGCCGTACCAGTTCGCGGCCGGCTCGCACATCAGTTTCACTTCCGACCTGGGCAGCGTCAGCGAGGAACTGCTCGGCGCCCATTTCAACGGCCTGCCCGACTCGTCGCGGCGGCCGATCGCCGAGGCGCTGCACCTGGCCGGCGTGCAGTACTGGTACCTCAACGACAGCCGCGCCTCGCTGTACGCGCGCGGCTGGGGCGGCCGCTTCCTGCGCATGCCCTCGGTCGGCGTGTTCGCCGCGCCGCTGCAGGTGCGCTACTTCTTCGGCATCCCGCGCAGCGGCTCGTACGCGGGCTTCGCCACCGACATCAAGGGCGATCGCGTCGCCCTGTACCACCGCGACCCGGCCAAGGCGGTGAAGATGGCCTACCAGGTCGGCAGCAACGGTTCGCTGTCGGAAAGCACCACCTGGGACCTGCTGCTCAACAACCGCGCCGGCAATTCGTTGTCGGCCTCCAGCATCATCGCCTGGGCCAATCGCGTCGGCGTGCCGATCTACACCGTCACCGCCGACAACGTCGAGCAGATCCTGCCCAAGCTGCAGACCACCGCCGACGTCAAGGACGAGATCCGCAACGCCGCCCTGGCCGGCCTGCAGGTCGTGGTGCCGCAGAAGGAATTCGCCCAAGGGCGGATCCAGGCCGCCGGCTACGTGATGATCGACTCCGATCGCGGCGACGGCATCTACCGCGTCGACGGCGGCCTCAACGGCGCGCTCAACGTCGGCTGCATCGCCAAGGCGGTGTTGTTGAAGGCGATCTGCGAAAGCAAGTTCGCCCGGCTGATGGCCGCCCGGCTGGCGCAACTGGCGGCGCGTTTCGCGGTGCGCATCGGCCTGGCCGCGGTGATGGCCGCGGTGGCGCCGCCGCTGGCGATCATCCTGCCGGTGGTGTCGGCGGTGTTGCTGGCGGTCACCATCATCCAGGTCACCTACGAGGTGCTGACCTGGGTGCGCGAGGTGATGAACGGCACGATTTCGCTGGCCCCGGAGGAGATGGCCGAAGCCGGCATCCGCGCGGTCAACGAATACGCCTGCAATTACCTGCCGAACTGCTTCAACAATCCGATGGGGCAGTTGGGCAATTCCGGCTTCGGCGGACCGGACCTGGGCGATGCCGGCCCGGGCGGCCCGCTGGTCGGCAATCCGGTCAGCGTCGCCACCGGCGTCAAGACCGAGGTCGAAGTCGATTACCAGGGCGAAGGCCCGTTCCCGCTGTCGTTCGTCCGCACCTATTCCAGCTATCTGCCCAACGGCTCGCCGATCGGCCACAAGTGGAGCAGCAACTACCACCAGAGCCTGCGCCTGCCCGACGGCGCGACCGCGATGGAAGCGCCCGAGGCGGTGCTGGCCCAGCGCAGCGACGGCGGCTGGCAGCAGTACGTGCTGCGCGCCGGCAGCTATGTCGCCAACGCCGACATGCCCGAACGGATGGAGCGCATCACCGACGGCCTGGGCCGGACCACCCAGTGGCGCCTGCACACCGGCGACGACACGGTCGAGACCTACACCGCCGAAGGCCGCCTGATCGAGCTGACCGACCGCAGCGGCTTGCGCCAGGTCCTGACTTACAACGGCGAAGGCCTGCTCGAGCGGGTCAGCGACCCCTACGGCCGCAGCCTGCAGTTCGAATACGACCCCACCACCCGTCAGGTCGTCGCCCTGATCGACCCGGCCCAGCGCCGCACGGTCTACGGCTACGACGCCGGCACTCTGGTCACGGTCGACTACCCCGACCGGACCCGCCGCCAGTACCACTACGAAACCCCGGGCTGGCCGACCCTGCTGACCGGCATCACCGACGGCCGCGGCGTGCGCTACGCCAGTTGGAAATACGACGACGAGAACCGCGTGGTCGAAGCCAGCCACGCCGGCGGCGCCGACCGCGTCACCTTGTCCTACGGCGACAAGCAGACCACCGTGGTCGACGCGCGCAACACCCGCCGCACCTACACCTTCACCCGCGTCTTCGACACCTTGCGCATGACCGAGGTGACCGAACCCTGCGCCAGTTGCGGCACCGGCAGCGCGGCCAAGATCGGCTACGACGGCGCCGGCTACCCCTCGCTGCTGACCGACCAGAACGGCAACCAGACCCAGGTCCGGATCAACGCCCGCGGCCTGCCGGAGCAATGGACGCGCGCGCTCGGCAAGCCGGAAGCGCAGACCGTCAACGTGCGCTGGCACGCGACCTGGCGCCTGCCCGAGCTGATCAGCGAAACCGGCGCCACCGGCACCGCCAAGCAGACCCTGCTGGAGTACGACAGCCGCGGCAATCCGCGCAAGCGCACGGTCACCGTCGACGGCCAGAGCCGGGTCTGGAACTACGTCTACAACGCCGCCGGCCAGATCGAAAGCGAGGACGGTCCGCGCAGCGACGTGGCCGATGTCACGGTGTACGAATACGACACGGCGACGGGAAACCGCAGCCTGGTGCGCGACGCCAACGGTTGGGTCACCCGCTATCCGCTGTACGACGAACACGGCCGCGTGTTGAGGATGATCGACGCCAATGGCCTCGTGTCCGATTACCGATACGACGGACGCGATCGCCTGATCGAATCCAAATTGACCGCTCCCGGCGGCGCGGCGCCCGAGGTGACCGTCTATGCCTACACCAAGTTCGGCGCTCTGGAACGCCTGACGCTCCCGGACGGAAGCTGGATCGAATACGCCTACGACGCCGCCCAACGCCAAGCCGGGGTACTCGACTCCCTGGGCAACAAGATCGTTTACACCCTCAATCCGGCCGGAGACCTGGAGCAAGAGAGCGTCTACGATCCGAGCGATCGCCTGGTGCGCGCTTCGAACCAGGTTTTCGATGCGCTGGGCCGCCTGTCCAAGGCCTACGGCACCAATCCCAACCAAGCCACCACCTTCGGCTACGACGGCAATGGCAATCTGCGCACGACCTTGGAACCGTTGCGTCAGAACCCACAGGAACAGCGCTACGACGCCCTGGACCGGCTGAGAGCGACGATCGACCCGAAGGGCGGGAAGTCCGACTACGACTACGATACCCAGGACAATCTGCGCAAAGTCGTCGATCCGCGCGGACTGGCTACGGTCTACGATTACAACGGCTTCAACGAGTTGTCCAAGCAGGTCAGCCCTGACACCGGAACCACGAGCTTCGGGTACGACAGCGCTGGCAACCTGGCGCGCAAGCTGGACGCGCGAAACGCCGAGACGACCTATCGCTACGACGCGGCCAATCGTCTGCTGTCGATGACTTATCCGGACGAGACGGTGTCGTACGGCTACGACGAAGCCGGCGGAGGCGCCGGCGGCAAAGGCCGCCTGACCAGCCTGGGCGACGGCAGCGGCCGGGTGCGCTATGTCTACGATGCGATGGGGCGCTTGCTGCAGAAGAGCCAACAGCTCGGCGCCGACAGCAACTCCGCGGCGCGCAAAGTCCTCGAATACAGCTATCAGCTCGGCCGGGTCAGCGAAACCAAGCTGCCCTCCGGCGCACGCTTGCGCTACGTCTACGGCGCCGACGGACGCGTCGCCGAGATCAGCGTCAACGGCCAGACCGTGGCGGGACAGATCGAGCATTTCCCCTACGGCGAACCCAAGGCCTGGAGCGACGCGGCCGGCCGCTATGAGCGGAGTTTCGACGCCGATGGCCGCATCGACAGGTACACCATCGGAGCCGGCGAGACCCGGCTGCGCTACGACGACGCCGGGCGCATCGCCGAACAGACGGACATTTCGCCTGGACGGCCGGCGTGGCGCTTCGGCTACGACGAGCTGGACCGACTGCAGGATGCGACCAACCTCGACGGCAGCGGTCCGCTGGCGAACCTGGGATTGGCCTGGACGTTCGACGCCAACGGCAACCGGACGTCGCAGCAGCGCAGCGGCAACAATCCCGCGACCGTCGCTTATACGATCGATCCGGCGAGCAACCGCCTGACCGGACTGGCCGGACAGAGCCGTGTCCACGATGCAGCGGGCAATACCACGCTCGCCGATGGCCAGACCTTCGTCTACTCGGCCCGCGGCCGGCCGGTCGAGGCGCGGCAGGGCACGGCGGTGCTGGCTCGATATGCCTATAACGCCAAGGGCGAACGCGTGTGCTCCGCGCCTGCGGCCGGCGCTTGTCCCACCGCCGGCTCGGCGGGCAGCGGCTACCAACAGTTCGTCTACGATCTGGACGGACGCCTGATCGGCGAGTACGACGGCAACGGCAACCTGCTTGCCGAGCATGTATGGCTGGGCGACACGCCCATCGCGGTGCTCAAGCCGGCCGCCACTGCGGCGCAGTTCGGCGGCCTGCCCGCAGGGGGCGATATCGCCGTCTACTTCGTGCGGCCGGACCAACAGAACACGCCGCGCCTGGTGGTCAACGCCGCCGGCGCGCCGCTATGGCGCTGGGACAGCGCGCCCTTCGGCGATGCCGAGGCCGACCAGGATCCCTCCGGCAAGGGCGCTTTCGCCTATAGGCTGCGATTGCCGGGCCAGCAGTTCGATGCGGCCACAGGCAAGCATTACAACTACTTCCGCAGCTACGACCCGCAGATCGGCCGCTACCTGGAGAGCGACCCGCTGGGCCTGGACGACGGAGTGAACACCTACGGTTACGTCGGTTCCGACCCGCTCAACGACATCGACCCCGACGGCCTCAAGCGTGGAGGAAAGGCCAAGACCCCGCCCCCGCACGGCAATTGCCGCGACTTCAAGGGCGACTGCCATGTCTACATGGTGCTGGGGCCGGGCGGCTACATCTACAAGATCGGCGAGAGCTGCGCCGGCTATAACGATCAAGGCATGTCCAAGCGATGCCAGCGTCAGGCCAACAAGTTGACCGCAGAGAAAGGCCGGAAGTACCGCTGCGAGATCGTCTATCGCGCCAAGACCAAGGGTGCGGTCAGGGACGAAGAGGAACGCCGCATCAAGAATGCGCGAAAGTGCGGCTGTAAACTGCCTGGCAACAAAGGCAACCACTGA